A single window of Leptospiraceae bacterium DNA harbors:
- a CDS encoding ABC-2 family transporter protein — protein MSLTTRPNIVENTFSETLYIYLRIATASIKSRMEYRASFLIFLFTLLTFYAAQIATIGIVITRFKTIGGWSMGEMAFLYSLLILSQGIVTFIFSGILEFSNYVRDGTFDRFLVRPLSPLSQVIMGGFEITGFAHIILGFLTFVMANSLIEVHWNFINVLVFIAVVIGGAMILGSIRIIIAAIAFYAVNTNSLVHLFVFSSREFLLYPLNIYSGGLKFLLTFIVPLAFINFYPAHYFLNKSGENLFHPMFVFGTLPIGIVMMLFSLWFWKKGQNAYESAGG, from the coding sequence ATGAGTTTAACAACAAGACCTAATATAGTAGAAAATACTTTTTCAGAAACTCTCTACATCTATCTGAGAATTGCAACTGCTTCTATCAAATCCAGAATGGAATATAGAGCTAGCTTTTTGATTTTCCTTTTTACTCTTCTTACTTTTTATGCAGCACAGATTGCGACTATCGGCATTGTAATCACTAGATTCAAGACGATAGGCGGCTGGTCAATGGGAGAAATGGCTTTTTTGTATAGCCTTCTCATCTTATCACAGGGGATTGTCACATTTATCTTCTCAGGCATCTTAGAATTCAGTAACTATGTCAGGGACGGAACCTTTGATCGTTTTCTAGTTCGTCCTCTTTCTCCTTTGTCCCAAGTCATCATGGGAGGATTTGAAATAACGGGGTTTGCTCATATTATCCTCGGTTTTTTGACATTTGTCATGGCAAATAGTCTGATTGAAGTTCACTGGAATTTTATAAACGTGCTTGTATTTATTGCTGTTGTAATCGGAGGAGCTATGATACTCGGTTCGATACGTATCATCATTGCGGCTATTGCCTTTTATGCGGTAAATACAAATTCTCTAGTTCATCTATTCGTATTCTCTTCTAGAGAGTTTTTACTTTATCCGCTTAACATTTACAGCGGTGGATTAAAATTTCTACTTACTTTTATCGTTCCACTTGCCTTTATTAATTTTTATCCCGCACATTACTTCCTAAACAAATCCGGCGAAAATTTATTTCACCCAATGTTTGTATTTGGAACTTTGCCTATAGGCATTGTGATGATGCTATTCTCTTTGTGGTTTTGGAAGAAAGGACAAAACGCCTACGAATCTGCGGGTGGGTAA
- a CDS encoding ABC-2 family transporter protein, protein MTYLKFISKAFQRSIAYKLEYYTGLMNAFLYIFIFTSVWQTVAKESPGALGTWSGETLVSYAILSTLIKVSFGRNESLLTNKIKTGDIVYDILKPYNFVMMYFADSFGVSLFQLFARAIPLLIFSLVFFGIMPSVTPISLLQFIPVYFMSFILFILFGFMISSLAFFFTEVFSFMILYSALVTLLSGSVIPLNLFPDYLVRIISWSPFPYLYYYPTTVLIGTPIQMAYEELLLRYALELLIVGMLTFSVYFSGKRKLEFAGG, encoded by the coding sequence ATGACTTATTTAAAATTCATCTCTAAAGCATTTCAAAGATCCATCGCTTACAAGTTAGAATACTACACTGGTCTTATGAATGCATTTTTGTATATATTCATTTTTACATCTGTATGGCAGACTGTCGCAAAAGAAAGTCCCGGTGCACTTGGAACATGGAGTGGGGAAACGCTTGTTAGCTATGCGATTCTTTCTACTTTAATAAAAGTTTCCTTCGGTAGAAATGAATCTCTTTTAACAAACAAAATTAAGACCGGCGATATAGTTTATGATATTCTAAAGCCATATAATTTTGTGATGATGTATTTTGCAGATAGCTTTGGAGTTAGTTTATTTCAACTTTTTGCTAGAGCGATTCCGCTTTTAATATTCTCGCTTGTTTTCTTTGGAATCATGCCAAGTGTAACTCCCATTAGCCTCTTACAATTCATTCCTGTTTATTTCATGTCTTTTATTTTGTTTATACTCTTTGGTTTTATGATTTCCTCTCTTGCTTTTTTCTTTACGGAAGTGTTTAGTTTTATGATTCTTTATAGTGCATTAGTCACTCTACTTTCAGGATCTGTGATACCATTGAATTTATTTCCCGATTACTTAGTGCGAATTATATCCTGGAGTCCATTTCCTTATTTATATTATTATCCTACCACCGTCTTAATTGGAACTCCAATTCAAATGGCTTATGAAGAGTTGCTTCTACGATATGCACTTGAGTTACTGATTGTAGGCATGCTTACATTCTCTGTGTATTTTTCAGGAAAACGAAAATTAGAATTTGCAGGAGGCTAA